From a single Coriobacteriaceae bacterium genomic region:
- the ruvC gene encoding crossover junction endodeoxyribonuclease RuvC gives MVILGIDPGLAHTGWGIIEERRGEVRCRAYGCIETSAGSPLAVRLSHIARDLKGVVERYRPDTAAIESIYFGANVRSAIPTAHARGAALVALSECALEIGEYTPMQIKQAVVGTGAADKRQVAYMVRTLTQLDHDPHPDHAADALACAICHVNLSRTRALTGGEFYQQRGTGY, from the coding sequence TTGGGGGATTATCGAGGAGCGTCGTGGCGAGGTTCGCTGCCGTGCCTATGGCTGCATCGAGACCAGTGCCGGAAGTCCGCTCGCGGTGCGCCTGTCGCATATCGCCCGCGACCTCAAGGGTGTCGTGGAGCGCTACCGCCCCGATACCGCTGCTATCGAGAGCATCTACTTTGGAGCTAACGTTCGCTCGGCCATCCCCACGGCGCATGCCCGCGGCGCTGCGCTTGTGGCGCTGTCGGAGTGCGCGCTCGAGATCGGCGAATACACGCCCATGCAGATCAAGCAGGCCGTGGTGGGCACCGGTGCCGCAGATAAACGGCAGGTTGCCTACATGGTGCGCACGCTCACGCAGCTCGATCACGACCCGCACCCAGACCATGCCGCCGATGCCCTGGCCTGCGCCATCTGTCACGTTAACCTCAGCCGCACCCGGGCGCTTACCGGCGGCGAGTTCTATCAACAGAGAGGAACCGGATACTGA
- the ruvA gene encoding Holliday junction branch migration protein RuvA encodes MISQLHGTLVEATMSSAVVDVSGVGFELGISGSTAATLSAPGGEVRLYTRMQVREDAMTLFGFASKDERTMFDRLVSVSGVGPRLALAVLSTYTVGQLYSLVMAEDDKGMAKVPGVGKKTAQRLILELKSTFAKDKGFVPVDVIPGQVAMPVPAAAPSAIDDARAALLSMGFSPQETEVALSGYDGQDMRVEDLLGAALKRLGMDA; translated from the coding sequence ATGATCTCCCAGCTCCATGGAACGCTTGTCGAGGCTACGATGAGCTCGGCCGTCGTCGATGTATCGGGCGTAGGCTTTGAGCTTGGCATATCTGGCAGCACTGCTGCCACGTTGTCTGCTCCCGGCGGCGAGGTTCGCCTCTATACCCGCATGCAGGTGCGCGAAGACGCCATGACGCTCTTTGGCTTTGCCTCCAAGGACGAGCGTACGATGTTTGACCGGCTCGTGTCCGTCTCGGGCGTCGGTCCGCGCCTGGCGCTTGCCGTGCTCTCTACCTATACCGTGGGACAGTTGTATTCCCTGGTTATGGCCGAGGACGACAAGGGCATGGCCAAGGTACCCGGTGTAGGCAAAAAGACCGCCCAGCGCCTGATCCTGGAACTCAAGAGCACCTTTGCCAAGGATAAGGGCTTTGTGCCGGTCGACGTGATTCCCGGCCAGGTTGCGATGCCTGTGCCCGCCGCCGCTCCCTCGGCGATCGATGACGCCCGTGCGGCGCTCCTCTCCATGGGCTTTAGCCCGCAGGAGACCGAGGTTGCCCTGAGCGGGTATGATGGGCAGGATATGCGTGTCGAGGATCTGCTCGGCGCGGCGCTTAAGCGACTCGGAATGGATGCGTGA
- the ruvB gene encoding Holliday junction branch migration DNA helicase RuvB: MWEADDSQDLWATPGNSPAASMAHGERMVGSELTPEDLDVDRTLRPQRLDDYCGQEHIKQSLRVLIEAAQGRGETLDHVIFSGPPGLGKTTLATVIANELGAQIKTTSGPAIARTGDLAAILTNLQPGDVLFIDEIHRLNRSVEEVLYPAMEDFALDIVIGKGPAARSIRLDIPKFTLVAATTRSGMLTGPLRDRFGISYRLDYYTVEELAQIVTRSATILGVTIDHPSALEIGSRSRGTPRLANRLLKRVRDYAQVRGNGPIELDICRQALEFFEIDELGLDWMDIRILETLAKTFSGRAVGLTTLASAVGEDPGTLEDVYEPYLLQRGLMIRTPQGRQATLRTFEHLGIEPTV; this comes from the coding sequence ATGTGGGAAGCCGATGACTCTCAGGACCTGTGGGCGACGCCCGGCAACTCGCCGGCGGCATCCATGGCGCACGGTGAGCGCATGGTGGGCTCGGAGTTAACACCCGAGGACCTCGATGTCGACCGTACCCTGCGTCCCCAGCGCCTGGACGACTACTGCGGTCAGGAGCATATCAAGCAGAGCCTTCGCGTGCTGATCGAGGCGGCGCAGGGCCGTGGCGAGACGCTCGACCACGTGATCTTCTCGGGCCCTCCGGGTCTGGGCAAGACCACGCTGGCCACCGTTATCGCCAACGAGCTGGGCGCTCAGATCAAGACCACGAGCGGCCCTGCCATCGCACGTACCGGTGACCTGGCGGCCATCCTTACCAACCTACAGCCGGGTGACGTGCTGTTTATCGACGAGATCCACCGACTTAACCGTTCGGTCGAGGAGGTCCTCTATCCCGCGATGGAGGACTTTGCGCTCGATATCGTGATCGGTAAAGGTCCGGCCGCTCGTTCGATTCGCCTGGATATCCCTAAGTTTACGCTGGTGGCGGCAACGACCCGCTCGGGTATGCTGACCGGCCCGCTGCGCGACCGCTTTGGTATTTCGTATCGCCTGGATTACTACACCGTTGAGGAGCTCGCCCAGATCGTGACGCGCTCGGCGACCATCCTGGGCGTGACGATCGACCATCCCAGCGCGCTCGAGATCGGGTCGCGCTCGCGTGGCACGCCGCGCTTGGCCAACCGTCTGCTCAAGCGTGTGCGCGACTATGCGCAGGTGCGCGGCAACGGTCCTATTGAGCTTGATATTTGCCGTCAGGCGCTCGAGTTCTTCGAGATTGATGAGCTGGGCCTGGACTGGATGGACATTCGTATTTTGGAGACGCTTGCCAAGACGTTCTCCGGCCGTGCCGTGGGTCTGACGACCCTTGCCAGCGCGGTGGGCGAGGACCCGGGTACGCTCGAGGATGTTTATGAGCCCTATTTGCTGCAACGCGGGTTGATGATTCGTACGCCGCAGGGCCGTCAGGCAACCCTTCGCACCTTTGAGCACCTGGGGATTGAACCTACCGTTTAG
- a CDS encoding formate--tetrahydrofolate ligase — translation MPTDIEIARSVTPLPITEVAKNAGVDVKHLIPYGFDKAKVDYSLLNEPTDHQAKLVLVTAINPTPAGEGKTTTTIGLADGLRRRGVKSAVALREPSLGPVFGVKGGAAGGGWAQVIPMEDINLHFTGDFHAIGAANNLLAAMLDNHIQQGNQLGIDVKRITWKRVVDMNDRQLRHVIDGIGGKAQGVPREDGFDITVASEVMAILCLSTSINDLKERLGEIVVGYSFAGEPVRARDLKAQGAMAALLKDALKPNLVQTLEGTPAFVHGGPFANIAHGCNSIMATRMAMRFGDVAITEAGFGADLGAEKFLDIKCRMTGVRPSAVVIVATARALKYNGGVAKADLNEENLEALKAGMPNLLRHVDNIQNVYGLPCVVAINRFPTDTEAELALIESECQKLGVNVKLSEVWAKGGEGALELADEVMRLIEQPSELKFAYEDGADVADALEAIATKVYRADGVDFTPAAKRQLAELRENGFGNLPVCVAKTQYSFSDNAKALGAPENFRITVRELKVSAGAHFVVALTGSVLTMPGLPKVPAAENIDVDNDGNITGLF, via the coding sequence ATGCCTACTGACATCGAAATCGCACGTTCTGTCACGCCGCTGCCTATTACCGAGGTGGCCAAGAACGCCGGCGTCGACGTTAAGCACCTTATTCCGTACGGCTTCGACAAGGCTAAGGTCGACTATTCACTGCTCAACGAGCCGACTGATCACCAGGCCAAGCTCGTTCTCGTGACCGCTATCAACCCAACGCCTGCGGGCGAGGGCAAGACCACCACGACCATCGGTCTGGCCGATGGCCTGCGTCGCCGCGGCGTCAAGAGTGCCGTGGCCCTGCGCGAGCCTTCGCTCGGCCCTGTCTTTGGCGTTAAGGGCGGTGCTGCCGGTGGCGGCTGGGCTCAGGTGATCCCCATGGAGGATATCAACCTGCACTTTACCGGCGACTTCCACGCTATCGGTGCTGCCAACAACCTGCTGGCCGCCATGCTTGATAACCACATCCAGCAGGGCAATCAGCTCGGTATTGACGTTAAGCGCATCACCTGGAAGCGCGTCGTCGACATGAACGACCGTCAGCTGCGCCATGTTATCGATGGCATTGGTGGTAAGGCCCAGGGCGTGCCGCGCGAGGACGGCTTCGACATCACCGTCGCCTCCGAGGTCATGGCAATCCTGTGCCTGTCTACGAGCATCAACGACCTCAAGGAACGCTTGGGTGAGATTGTCGTCGGCTATAGCTTTGCCGGCGAGCCCGTCCGTGCCCGCGACCTCAAGGCCCAGGGTGCCATGGCCGCGTTGCTTAAGGACGCGCTCAAGCCCAACCTGGTGCAAACGCTCGAGGGCACGCCCGCGTTTGTCCACGGCGGTCCCTTCGCCAACATTGCCCACGGCTGCAACTCTATCATGGCCACGCGTATGGCGATGCGCTTTGGCGATGTCGCTATTACCGAGGCCGGCTTCGGTGCCGATCTGGGTGCCGAGAAGTTCCTCGACATCAAGTGCCGCATGACGGGCGTTCGCCCCAGCGCTGTCGTGATCGTCGCGACCGCTCGTGCGCTGAAGTACAACGGTGGCGTCGCCAAGGCCGACCTCAACGAGGAGAATCTCGAGGCACTCAAGGCTGGCATGCCCAACCTGCTGCGTCACGTCGACAACATCCAGAACGTTTATGGTCTGCCCTGCGTGGTCGCCATCAACCGATTCCCGACGGACACCGAGGCCGAGCTTGCGCTCATCGAGTCCGAGTGCCAGAAGCTCGGCGTCAACGTTAAGCTATCAGAGGTCTGGGCCAAGGGCGGCGAGGGCGCGCTCGAGCTGGCCGATGAGGTTATGCGTCTGATTGAGCAGCCGAGTGAGCTCAAGTTTGCCTATGAGGACGGCGCCGATGTGGCCGACGCTCTCGAGGCCATTGCCACCAAGGTCTACCGCGCCGACGGCGTTGACTTTACGCCGGCCGCCAAGCGCCAGCTCGCCGAGCTGCGCGAGAACGGCTTTGGCAACCTGCCGGTGTGCGTCGCCAAGACGCAGTACAGCTTTAGCGACAACGCCAAGGCCCTGGGCGCTCCCGAGAACTTCCGCATCACCGTGCGTGAGCTCAAGGTTTCTGCCGGCGCCCACTTTGTGGTCGCGCTGACCGGCAGTGTTCTGACCATGCCGGGTCTGCCCAAGGTGCCCGCGGCCGAAAACATCGACGTCGACAACGACGGCAACATCACCGGCCTGTTCTAA